A section of the Pedobacter sp. HDW13 genome encodes:
- a CDS encoding phosphonatase-like hydrolase, whose translation MRPEIKMVVFDMAGTTVNEDNLVYKTLMNAINAAGYSYNLDQVLAVAAGKEKKEAIRSVLKTYGADFNEEMVLAIYDDFITQLKSAYETEEILPQPGATDLFEKLKAKNIRTVLNTGYDRPTAEAILNRLGWVPGKDFDALITASEVEQNRPEPDMILLAMKQYEITDGSAVMKVGDSSIDIEEGQNAGCSLSIGITTGAHTREQLQNANPNAVIDHLIQILDIIPN comes from the coding sequence ATGCGCCCTGAAATTAAAATGGTGGTGTTCGACATGGCCGGCACTACAGTAAACGAAGATAACCTGGTTTACAAAACACTAATGAATGCTATTAATGCAGCCGGATATTCGTACAATCTTGATCAGGTATTAGCGGTAGCCGCCGGAAAAGAGAAGAAAGAGGCTATCAGATCGGTGCTTAAAACTTATGGAGCAGATTTTAACGAAGAAATGGTTCTTGCCATTTATGATGATTTTATAACGCAATTGAAATCAGCTTATGAAACCGAAGAGATTTTACCACAGCCAGGCGCTACAGATCTTTTTGAAAAACTTAAAGCAAAGAATATCCGCACGGTATTGAATACTGGATATGACAGACCAACTGCAGAAGCCATACTTAACAGGCTTGGATGGGTACCAGGCAAAGATTTTGATGCGCTGATTACAGCCTCTGAGGTTGAACAGAACAGGCCTGAACCGGATATGATTTTACTGGCCATGAAACAATATGAAATTACTGACGGCAGTGCTGTGATGAAAGTTGGCGATTCGAGCATTGATATAGAAGAAGGCCAAAATGCAGGCTGTAGCCTGAGCATCGGTATTACCACAGGCGCACATACCAGAGAACAGTTGCAAAATGCAAACCCAAATGCTGTAATAGATCATTTGATACAGATACTGGATATTATTCCAAATTAA